A part of Desulfobacter sp. genomic DNA contains:
- a CDS encoding DUF2958 domain-containing protein codes for MRNTPTEAQLATIPELYATEHIPIEDKIVQAHFYIGQSHWFIVEYDQVDTMFGFCILNGDLEMAEWGYVSYQQLKSISILDVFQVEYDLLWEPKPDSEVELIRRARFYA; via the coding sequence ATGAGAAACACACCAACCGAGGCACAACTGGCAACCATCCCTGAACTGTATGCAACGGAACACATCCCCATCGAAGATAAGATTGTTCAGGCGCATTTCTACATCGGGCAATCGCACTGGTTCATCGTTGAATATGACCAGGTCGATACTATGTTCGGATTCTGTATTTTGAACGGAGACCTTGAAATGGCCGAATGGGGGTATGTTAGCTATCAGCAGCTGAAATCCATAAGCATCTTGGATGTTTTCCAGGTTGAGTACGATCTTTTGTGGGAGCCGAAACCCGACAGTGAAGTTGAATTGATCAGGAGGGCCAGGTTCTATGCATAG